taaacacaaaacacactgcCCAATGTGCCACGATGCATCTATGaacatcagagtgtgtgtgtgcatgtgtgtggtatgtatggtgtgtgtaggTCTCTGTTATTAAACAGTAGACATTAAGCCTAGCCAGGATTTGAGTGGAGATGTCTCATAatgaccgtgcttctacacctgcattgcttgctgtttggggttttaggctgggtttctgtacagcactttgagatatcagctgatgtaagaaaggctatataaatacatttgatttgatttgatcgtcctctcagtgagtgagtgtgagagagagagcatagatatgtgtagtgtacatgtgtgtgagtgtacatgtgtgtgttgtgttcactTCTTCTCCCCCTTGTCGTTGTACTCCAGGAAGAAGTCGTTGCAGGCGACGGTGAGAGCCCCCACCAGAATAACAAACTCAGTGAAGTCCACCTCTCCATCATTGTTGGCATCCAGGTCCCCCATCACCTTGTCCACTGCTTCCTTGTCCTGGGCATtctgggtgagggagagaggaagacttttacgctgtgtgtctgtgcgtgtgtgtctgtgtgtgtgtgtctgtgtgtgtgtgtctgtgcgtgtgtgtctgtgtgtgtgtgaatctccTTACCCCCAGGTAGTTGCCCAGCTCTGCAGAGAGCATCACTTTGAGCTCTGCTCTACTCAGGGT
Above is a genomic segment from Salvelinus sp. IW2-2015 unplaced genomic scaffold, ASM291031v2 Un_scaffold6912, whole genome shotgun sequence containing:
- the LOC112079099 gene encoding protein S100-A1 codes for the protein MSNPTNTENVSTLETAMQLMIQTFHKYSGDEGDKYTLSRAELKVMLSAELGNYLGNAQDKEAVDKVMGDLDANNDGEVDFTEFVILVGALTVACNDFFLEYNDKGEKK